In the genome of Candidatus Poribacteria bacterium, the window CCCATATTGCAAAGTCAGTTATTGATTGCGACATCCACAATTCTGTTCCCCCCGGCGGATTGTCTCCTTACCTATCTGAACGCTGGCAGGAGCACTACAAGACTTTCGGGCTCCGCGGCCGCATCGGCGGCTACTATCCGCGGGCACTCCTGAATGCCGCACGGCGGGATGCCTGGCCCCCCTCAGGACTCGCTCCGGGTGCAGATTTGGGGTTCATGCAGGAGCAATTGTTGGACGCATTCGATATTGAGTATGGCGTGCTTACCCCGCTTATGCCTGTGGGTGAACAGTTGAATCTTGAATTGGGTGCTGCACTTGCACGGGCAGTCAACGATTGGCAGGCCGCCGATTGGGTGGAAGTTGACCCACGCCTACGCGCCTCTATTGTCCCGCCTTATGAGGATGGAGATCTTGCGGCTGAGGAGGTCCATCGCTGCGGTCCCAACCCAGCGTTTGTTCAGCTCTTGCTCCTCGCACGGACGAGAGACCCGCTTGGAAATCGAAGATACTGGAAAATGTATGAAGCCGCCTGTGAGTATGACTTACCCATCGCTATCCACTTCGGAGGCAATCAGGGTCCCATTACAGGTGCCGGGTGGCCCTCCTATTACATTGAAGACCATGGCGGTATGCCACAAGCCTTTCATACCCAAGTCATCAGTTTCGTCATGGAAGGCGTGTTTGAGCGTTTCCCGACGCTCAAGATCGTCCTCATTGAAGGTGGATTCGCATGGCTCCCACCGCTTATCTGGCGACTGGATGCCACATGGGAGAAATTACGCGTGGAAGTACCAGACCTTAAACGGAAACCCTCGGAATACATCCGAGATCATTTCTGGCTCAGCACACAACCCATGGAAGAGCCACCGAAACGCGAGTATTTCGAGCAAATGCTTGAGCAGATGGACATGGACGATAAGCTCATGTTCGCCACAGATTATCCGCATTGGGATTTCGATTCTCCCGCCCGTGCGTTGCCCAGTTTCCTGAAACCGGAACTGCGTCGCAAGATATTAGCGGACAATGCCCGTGAACTCTACGCATTCGATAAACTGTAGGGCAATTTCCCTTTAAAATGGATAGGCGAGGTTTCCGAACCTCGCCTGACTACAGGATTATGTTGTTAATTGTAAGTATTACGATAGAATGTGTATAGATATTCAGTCCCGTAGGGACGGCATGTCTATAGCAGCATTTTCAAGAAAAAAATCCAAGCCCTATAAGGGCGGATTGTAAGTATTACGATAGAATGTGTATAGATATTCAGTCCCGTAGGGACGGCATGTCTATAGCAGCATTTTCAAGAAAAAAATCCAAGCCCTATAAGGGCGGNNNNNNNNNNACGGCATGTCTATAGCAGCATTTTCAAGAAAAAAATCCAAGCCCTATAAGGGCGGCATGTTTATAGCGTGTATCGTTGAATTATAAATTTAAATGCCTAAATACGTAGTAGCAACCCCAGACGAAATCCCTCCCGGCGAAAGTAAGATCGTCGAAATCGGCGGACGCTCCATCGGTGTTTTCAATATTGATGGCGAGTACTTCGCTATCCGTAATAGCTGCCCACACCAAGGCGGACCCCTCTGCAGTGGGCTGGTCACCGGATTTTTAGAGTCCCCTGTACCAGGCGAATATAACTACACCCGTCAAGGTGAAATTCTCCGATGCCCATGGCACAGTTGGGAATTCGACATCAAAACCGGACAATCCTGGTGGAGTCCCGCACAACGACGCGTCAGAAAATACGAAGTCCAAGTCGAGAGCGGAGAGAACATCGAGGCATCCAATTCTGGACCCGAAAAAGGTCCCTATGTTGCCGATACCTTTCCCGTCACTGTCGAACAACAATACGTCGTCATCGAAATCGACTAACCATCTTCTTCTAACCCGCTGATTAATTTTTCCTGATCACCCGGCGAATAGAAATAAGATCCCGGTCTCCAATCCCCGATGTCCCCGATTAACCTGCGCTGCCGTGGCGTGCATCGCTCCATCAGTTCGGGTGTCGCCTTTTCGTAATCGAACGGGCGGAAACAGTGATGGCTGTAGCAATAAATTAGCGTCTTCCGGGCGTGTTCCGAGCGGTTCGCGACAACCCCGTGCCACAACGCATGCGGAAAAACCGCAGCATCGCCTGCCTTCACACACAGCTGCACGGCTTCAGGGATATAGGGACCGTCCTTGACTCCCGTTTCTGGAAACGTCCGATTATGGCTCCCCGGCACAACCGTAAAGTTGCCACTGTCCTGATCTTCAAGATCCGTCAAGAAATAATGGATTTTGACCTGTAGCGGTGAACTCGATCTGCTGACCCGAATCGTCCGCATCGCCTGCCCGCCGTCCGTATGCAGATACCCTTGATCTTTCGGGTTCGGGGGACGCACGATGACTTCCGACATACTCAGCTGGATGTAGTCACCCATCAACTCACGCACAATCGGAAACGTTGCTGGATGGTCCATTAGATCCACGAAAATATCGTTGTCCTCCATCACATTTCGCTTGTCGAAAAGGGAATCGGCAGTGACATTTTCGCCTTTCCGAAACTCCGCATCCATCTCATCTACCGTTGCTGACAATGCTTGGACCTCTTCAGGAGAGAGCACCCCTTTCAAAACGAAGTACCCCTCTGTCTTCCACTGTTTACGTTGATCCTTCGATAAAATTCCCATCTATGTATAGCCTCCGTCGTCCAGTTTTGCGACCACTAACCGATAACTGAAAACTAAGAATAAAATAGATGAGAAATCAATTCGTGTCAAGTAAAATAACGCGAGTTGCCATCTTTGTAGCATAGACTGTTAGTCTGTGCCTCTGCGTCCGAAAACCCACAAGAGACGATACAAAAACGCAGACTTCACAGCGAAAATATGAGACATCTTTGGATACGCCTTCCCGTTCGTAGGGAATGTGAGGAACGGTGCGAGTTCTCAGAACGGCGCGTCTATTCCAAATGCTTTGAAACGCCTGTTCCGGAGGATAGTCCGATGCTCCGCGGACAACCCTTTGCCCCGCATCCGTTTGTCCTTGAGCCACCACGCATTGGGAAATCGGACTTTGCACCGGGCGATACCTTCACTTGCCACCTGACACTCATCGGTGACGCAATCAATCTGTTGCCGTGGATAGTCTTCGCCTTCGATCAGATGGGGAAACGCCGGATCGGACTCCAGGACGAACGCGGGCAGTGTCAACTGGAGAAGGTCGAAAGTTTACCCGCACATCGCAGCGATAGCCGCCAGACAATTTACACGGCAGCCTCCGAGATGCTGACGGATGACGGCATCATTCTTCGGCTTGACGATGTGATGCAAGGTGCACCTCATATCACGGACGAAATGGAATTGGCGTTTCTCACACCGACGAGCATCAAGGTCAACGGGAAGTGGACGAGCCATTTGACGTTTGAACACCTCATCCGGAATCTGCTCCGGCGGATCCGGTTCCTGAATTATTTCCATTGTGGGGAAGACTTGGACACAGACATAGATGCACACGGCTTGATTGCGGCAGCGCAGTCGGTTCGGCATACATCCCGTTTGCAGTGGCTGCAGCGGGGTCGCTACTCTCATCGAGCGAAAGCCGTGGTGCCGATGAGCGGGTTCATGGGCACCATCCGTTTTGAAGGGGACGTGACACCCTTCCTGCCGTTTATTTTCCTCGGCGAGCATCTACACATCGGGCATCACACGGCGTTCGGATATGGACAGTATCGCGTCATTGACGTGCGATGAATCGCACGACTACGAACATGCTTCTATTAGGAACTCTCTGGGCTTGTAGTAGGGCAATTTATTGCCCGTTCCACGACGTGCGATAAATCGCACGACTACGAACCTTTACCTAATTTTTCTCTCGCTTCCAGCACCTTGTCAACAACGGTTTTGACATCGGCTTCATCGACGAACGGGGAGAGAATATACGATTTTAACGCAACAATCGGTTCGCCATAGGTGGTGTGCCGGTAGCAGTCGGTTGTAGAGATGAAGACTCCCCTGCCTGCCATGGCTTCGGAATGGACGTATTGGTAGATGTCTCGGTTGTAGGCGTTGTGTGCAAGCAGACTTTCCCGATAGGCGGGGTCCCCAAACTCCTGTTCCTTGACGGAGAAAGTGTCTATCCCTTCTGGATAGACGCGGAAGAGCGTGACGGTCCCAAAGTTATCTCGGTTGAGCACAGTGGTGCCGGCGCGTCCTTCGAGATACTCCCGAAGGAGTTGCGTCATTTCAACGATGTGCCCGAGGATGGCGCGCAAGCCCTGTTCACCGAATAACTGGAGATTCGCCAGAGCGGCGAGCACGGGAGTTCCGGATCTGGAAGTTTCCAGCGTGTACATGCCAGGACGATGCTCGCCAAAATGATAGAGATACGGCATCTGTTCGGGGTGCCGTTTCACCAAATCCAGGTCCTCCCGATTTTTGATGAGGACAAGACTGGAGGTATACGGCGTAAAACCCGTCTTGTGGAAATCAATACCGATAGAATCCGCGAGTCCGAGATGTCGTATCCGCCGGCAGGCACCCGCTAAGGCACGGACAGTGCGCGGTCGGAAACCTAACGGGTTCTCCTCAAGCGGATAGTCGTTGAACACCGACCACGCCCAGCCGATCACGGCATCGGCGTGAATATGAGGCTGGTAGTCGAGTTGAAATTCCTCTATGAGTCTGTCGCGTAACGCCACGATGCTCTCTAAATCGTCTAACCCGAACGCATCCGTAGTGCCCAATGTCGCGATAATGGCAGCAATTTTCTTCCCGTTTTCTAATGCCTTGCGCACCTCTTGCTCGAAGCGAGCGAGATCCATTTCGTTTTCATCGGTCGTCAGGATCGTTACGAGATTGTTTGTGCCGATGCCGAGCCACCCGACAATATTCGTCGCACAGTAATGCCCCGCGTCCGACACAAAAACGACAACGTCCTCCGGGGTCCCCGTGCGTATTGTCTCTGGGCACGCCTTTTCTAAACCGAGTTTCACGCCGTAGAGCGTTGTCCCCGTGCCGCCGAAGGTAAAGACACCCGTCGCGCGTTCTGGATCATATCCCACCATTTTTGAGGTCATCCCGGTGACCTCCACTTCGGCTAACGCTACGAGATGGCTATATTCATCCCACACCATATTCGGGTTGTAGAGCGAGGCGATCAGGATCCCGATCAGGCTCGGAATCGTTGGCGGTGGGATAACGTTCTGTTGCGTCCGCGGGTGTCCAAAGATCGTCATCCCTTGCAGATAATTGACAAGCGTGGTGGTAACCTCTTCTACAGAGGACATCGCGTCAGGTAAGTTCGCCTGTCGTGCTGCTGCAAAGTCGCCAGGAACGATGGTTCCGAGGATTGGCAAATCTGTTTTGAGGACATCGACCTGGTCCAGGGCACGCATCACAGAATGCACGAAGTAGGAGTCATGTATCGGATCAGATACGGGTTGCGGGAATGCAAGCCGTATCTTCTCTAAAATATCACGGTAGTTCACGTTTTTCTGTTTCCAGCAAGTAACGGGCGAGGTAACCTCGCCCCTACGATGTGTACTTAGGGCACAATCTAACAGATTATGCTACAAAGGGGGGTGACTTGCGTTATAATAGCACATCCAACATCCGTTTTCAAATGAAAATCGCACGCCTACAAAACAGGACTGCACGTAGAGGCAAGGTCACCTCGCCCGTTTTGTGAGATGTATC includes:
- a CDS encoding amidohydrolase, coding for MENTTTKRSNVGRSSQAHIAKSVIDCDIHNSVPPGGLSPYLSERWQEHYKTFGLRGRIGGYYPRALLNAARRDAWPPSGLAPGADLGFMQEQLLDAFDIEYGVLTPLMPVGEQLNLELGAALARAVNDWQAADWVEVDPRLRASIVPPYEDGDLAAEEVHRCGPNPAFVQLLLLARTRDPLGNRRYWKMYEAACEYDLPIAIHFGGNQGPITGAGWPSYYIEDHGGMPQAFHTQVISFVMEGVFERFPTLKIVLIEGGFAWLPPLIWRLDATWEKLRVEVPDLKRKPSEYIRDHFWLSTQPMEEPPKREYFEQMLEQMDMDDKLMFATDYPHWDFDSPARALPSFLKPELRRKILADNARELYAFDKL
- a CDS encoding Rieske (2Fe-2S) protein translates to MPKYVVATPDEIPPGESKIVEIGGRSIGVFNIDGEYFAIRNSCPHQGGPLCSGLVTGFLESPVPGEYNYTRQGEILRCPWHSWEFDIKTGQSWWSPAQRRVRKYEVQVESGENIEASNSGPEKGPYVADTFPVTVEQQYVVIEID
- a CDS encoding phytanoyl-CoA dioxygenase family protein, with protein sequence MGILSKDQRKQWKTEGYFVLKGVLSPEEVQALSATVDEMDAEFRKGENVTADSLFDKRNVMEDNDIFVDLMDHPATFPIVRELMGDYIQLSMSEVIVRPPNPKDQGYLHTDGGQAMRTIRVSRSSSPLQVKIHYFLTDLEDQDSGNFTVVPGSHNRTFPETGVKDGPYIPEAVQLCVKAGDAAVFPHALWHGVVANRSEHARKTLIYCYSHHCFRPFDYEKATPELMERCTPRQRRLIGDIGDWRPGSYFYSPGDQEKLISGLEEDG
- a CDS encoding CRISPR system precrRNA processing endoribonuclease RAMP protein Cas6 — protein: MRHLWIRLPVRRECEERCEFSERRVYSKCFETPVPEDSPMLRGQPFAPHPFVLEPPRIGKSDFAPGDTFTCHLTLIGDAINLLPWIVFAFDQMGKRRIGLQDERGQCQLEKVESLPAHRSDSRQTIYTAASEMLTDDGIILRLDDVMQGAPHITDEMELAFLTPTSIKVNGKWTSHLTFEHLIRNLLRRIRFLNYFHCGEDLDTDIDAHGLIAAAQSVRHTSRLQWLQRGRYSHRAKAVVPMSGFMGTIRFEGDVTPFLPFIFLGEHLHIGHHTAFGYGQYRVIDVR
- a CDS encoding aspartate aminotransferase family protein yields the protein MNYRDILEKIRLAFPQPVSDPIHDSYFVHSVMRALDQVDVLKTDLPILGTIVPGDFAAARQANLPDAMSSVEEVTTTLVNYLQGMTIFGHPRTQQNVIPPPTIPSLIGILIASLYNPNMVWDEYSHLVALAEVEVTGMTSKMVGYDPERATGVFTFGGTGTTLYGVKLGLEKACPETIRTGTPEDVVVFVSDAGHYCATNIVGWLGIGTNNLVTILTTDENEMDLARFEQEVRKALENGKKIAAIIATLGTTDAFGLDDLESIVALRDRLIEEFQLDYQPHIHADAVIGWAWSVFNDYPLEENPLGFRPRTVRALAGACRRIRHLGLADSIGIDFHKTGFTPYTSSLVLIKNREDLDLVKRHPEQMPYLYHFGEHRPGMYTLETSRSGTPVLAALANLQLFGEQGLRAILGHIVEMTQLLREYLEGRAGTTVLNRDNFGTVTLFRVYPEGIDTFSVKEQEFGDPAYRESLLAHNAYNRDIYQYVHSEAMAGRGVFISTTDCYRHTTYGEPIVALKSYILSPFVDEADVKTVVDKVLEAREKLGKGS